Genomic window (Magnolia sinica isolate HGM2019 chromosome 6, MsV1, whole genome shotgun sequence):
gaaggtttcaattgtgggcaTCGTCCcaatgttttttgtggtgtggttcacatttctttggatcttcctcatttttggtgagatgccctaaaatgatattacaaaatggatgaaaagtgtggatataacatgtaTTGATGAAATTACATCCAAGTGCATCTAGTTAGGGAAAGTCACAAGTAAAACCTGTTTACTTGTGACTACTGTGGTAAtgataattattactcatttactaTACATTACACTACTTTACCGTGGAACTTGCCAAAACAAAAGGCCCTAAGAATGGGCTGTGGGTTAAATTAACCTACCACCGGCTGTAGGTGATCAGTCTTCTTTTATGATTAACTTCCTGCAAATTTGTAATAATATgctggtggaaattcaatcacagAGTGTTGAACCATTTGATTTTATCTTAAACACTTGAGTTTTTCACATCACTTTTGGCTCTTCAGAATACTCAAAGAGTTACGCACCACTGTCTTGTCTTATGACGCACACTCACTGATACGTGCTTATATTGATGACTTTGCTTAACTCAAATTTCTAAATTGGCTAGACATCCCTGGCGCTCCTGAAATGTCTAGTTTTTTCACTCAAGAAGAAAGGGGTGGACCCCGTCCAATGAGGGATACTGAAACCATTGGAGCATCCTACGATCGTTACCTGCGTAACGGGGTATTGTTCGTGAACTTTGGTCCTTTTTTACCCCCATCTTCTATCATTGCATCATTTTCAGAGAGGCTAACTTGTTTATCCAAATTCTTCCAGCAACTGCCTTCATATGGTGCTGGAGATCCTGTAAGGCCTGTGACTGGGGGAATGACTGGCCATCCTGGTGAGGATCCACGAATGATGGGTCTTGGGGTGATGGATCCGGGTATGGCTGCAAAAGGGCGGAACATGGGATTTGGAGGTGGTAGACCTGACCTGCCTCCTCTTCCTCCAGATGCCTCCAACACCCTATACGTGGAGGGCCTTCCTGCAAATTGTACGCGCAGGGAAGTATCTCGTATCCTTGTATATCTAACTTAGTTCTGCTCCTGGTATGCACTTATTTTCTCCCATCCACGGTTAGGAAATTTGCTGGGTTAGGATGGATTTTGGAACCTCCTTGGagaaatttcttttatttctttcctcaATTCTTCCCATAGTACTGTTCTTACATTAAACCGACAAGTCACAGATCATGTTTTTAAACTGTCCTGAGTTTTCAAACATTGGTTCCATTTcctataaaaagaaagaaaaaaaaaaaaaatcctattacGGTTCCTTCACTTGGCTTTGCAGATATCTTTCGTCCTTTTGTAGGCTTTAAAGAAGTGAGACTCGTGAGCAAGGAATCTAAACATGTAAGTTTGGTTCCATTTTCTACAAAAGTCATCGGTATTTAGCATCTATTCCAAGGTATTTAATAATGGTAATGATGGCTGTAACAGCCAACCTTATGTCCATTACGTATGGGCTGTAATggtcaactttttttttaaaggaagaaactgtatCGTCCCCATATTGGGCCGTTACAGGCTCATATCAGCCATTACAGGTTTGTTACGGGCCAATTATTTTTTCAGAACTGGCGTTACAGCTCTGTATTGCATAACAGGTCCACTGTAACTGttatgtaacggccattacgtaacTGTTTTGTGAATACCGTTAAAAGTATGTATTGCATAACCGGTCCATGGTTACTGTTACGTATCGGCTGTTTTGCAAATACCATGGTCTATTCATTATATCTCCATTTAATGTTAAAAAAATTGTTATATCCATTTGGTTCCCTCTGATTGGTGAACTTATCTGTTTCTTCCCAAATCCTGTAGGCTGGAGGAGACCCACTTGTCCTGTGCTTTGTTGATTTCACATCTCCCAGCCATGCAGCAATTGCATTGGATGCCTTACAAGGTGAACACAATGTGCTCATTTTTTGTCCCTCAGTTTTTGAAAATACTATCTCTCTGTGCATTTGCATATCCGTTATGCTGCTTATTCAATTTGTTTCAAGTTGCCACAAGCAGCAAGAGTTGTTTCTCTATGTTCGCTTTATTTCATGGAATGATTGCCATCAGCAGAATTGTTTCAATTCAATACTTAGTTGCTTGTCATTACTGGATTTAATCTATGGTGATCTTTGGTTCCTCGACTACATTTGCCTGCTAATTACTGAGTCAGTTTTCAGTATTTTATGATTGTAGTGTATGATATAAATTGACAGCTGTGATTTGTTTTTACAAAAAGTAGAACCTCTTTCCTTTTGAGTCATGTTCTTCTGTGAGTTGATCAATGCCGTTGGATTTGTTATGAGGTGTTCATGGCGAGTTCTTGGCAACTGTGAGAGTTGTCCTGAAAGTAAAGAAGCAGCGGATTGGTTTGCCTGCTAAGTTACTCTAGCTGCCATGTGCCTCGCATCGTTTGAACGCAAAAAACCAACCGTTTGGATGTGAAATGGCAGCAAAAAGTGTGCAggaagcttcaaagttcaaatgCTTCTCCTGTACATGGTACAAATGGGTTAGTTTACCTAGTGGCTGGTTTTATCATCCCCGTGAGCGTCCGTCTAGCATGGTAGCTTCTTGGTGGTTAGGTCCCAGTGCATATCTCGTTTTCCTCTCATTCTTAACTTGCATTCATTTAGGTACTGTTTGGATGTCGCAGCTGGTGGGTTTCTCGAGCCAACAAGGTCTTTGAGAAACAGAACCAGGAACTTCAAAACATGCACTTATCTGGCCCATTGTTTCCTGATTGCCGACGCTTTCGTATTTGCAATTATGTTCTTCCTGCGGACATCTTCTTGTCTGGCTTCATCTCTGCCTTCTTACCTATTCACTGAATTTGCACTGACACTGACAAAGCACCAACTGATTCTAGTGAAGTAACTAGCATATTTAGGCTATTTCTCAACTTCACACTTCACATAGTGAACCGCAATCCATGCATGGAGTGTAACTCCAAACCTTACCTTGAAGCAGGTAGGTATGGGTTGCACATAAAGGTGGTGGCTAGATCTATGCTACTCAGATACAGCACGGTGCGCTGGCTGTGGCATCAATACAACATTAGTATGGATTTTTTACCCAAAGCTGAAGTAGTGGACATGAGATGGTATGGGCACATTACCTATTTTGAAGTATCTGGGTATCATAGAGCTAGGTTGCTTGAGAAACAACTGGAGTGGTTTGTCATGGGTTACTGAAGGTGAAGGGAAGAAAGGCCAGTGTGGGAGATGGGCTGAAAATATCAGCTGAACAAAGCTTAAGCACTATTAGAGCGAGTGGGCTTGACGGCCTTGTGCAAGTTTGGTGCAAGCGTGTGATAATTACGTGTCGCGTATCTTTGCATGTAAAGTTCCCTTAATGCTCCATTGAGGCGTGGTCTCTTGCGCAGAGTAAAACAATCTTCGATTTTGCAGGTTATAAATTCGATGAGCATGACCGAGACTCAGCCATTTTACGGCTGCAATTTGCTCGCTATCCTGGTCCGAGGTCAGGTGGCGGGCCTCGTGGCAGGCGTTGAGTTATGTGCTTCCTTTTTCCCCCAGGTGACGAATGCGATACTTCATGCGCGATCTATTCCATTTTCTTGGCCGTAGACTCCTGCAGAACAGCGTTACGCGTAACGAATTATGTGCTGAAATTGTTGTCCGACCGGTACTGTTTTTGTAGGCTCATTCGACCCTGGAGGCCTCTGATAGTAAGGACGATCTCATTCGAACTGGGAGGTTTCTGAGAGTGAGGGACGATCTGTAGGTTTTTCGCTGTCTGGTTTCTCTTTCCGCTAAGACGCTACGAACATAGAAGTAGTGGCACTTAATTTGTAGCTTTCGTATCTATTGTGGTTTTTCGTTAGATTCATCGTGTCTGTAGAACGGCGAAGCGAAGTGCGTGTGCTTTCAATTACTATGCTAATAGTTTCTATTGCACAACAATAGTATGTGAGTTTTGTGTTGCTTATGTTATGaaaactgaaaccaacacttccCAAGCTATGTTACCCAGGTCAGGCAGGCATCTCATATgtgttggataagacatacaatTAAAATTGAAGCCTTACTACACCCATCTCAGATTGTCCAGGTAACATAGCTTCCAAGACATCTTGACAGAACTGATGCAAACTGCTTCACCTGATTGTTTTGTTATGtttatattcttcttctttttttctttatttatttatttatttataatttttataatttatttataatttataatttttatgtttttgtttttgtttttttgtttgtgatatggTATTTAAGAGGACTGGACTGCAGTTCTTTTGGCTTGACTTATCAGTGACTTGCTTTTAGTACACGTGCCAGGTGTGGGATCTGCATGAATTGTTGAGTGGACCATACACATTGGATGGgccaaactcaaaaatcagatCGGGGGACTTTTGGGGAAAGAGAATATATGTTCATATAAAAACTCAACCAAAGTTCCTTTTTGActgctttgtgtgtgtgtgtgtgtgttttttttttttccatgaaaaatcttTTGATCCAAGGTTAGAACCCTACAAATGGTTTTGAGttatgggatatggcccatccaaGGGAAGGCCTATTGGATGATCAGTCTGGATCTCACACCATTTGCCATTTGCCATGTGCATGAAATGTGAATTACTGTTAAGATTCAAGACCAAAGAAAGTTGCAATATGGTAggtttgtaaaaaataaaaaggcatCTTCAAAGTATAGCGAGATCACTGCCCATCAGTGTTTGCTTGTGTGAATAACTTCTGGTTTATTGGATTCCCATGTTCATTCTTCTTATAATGATCAAACTGCCACCAAATATTTGTGAGGAAGCAGTTTCCTTTGCTACTGGGTTTTGAGTGCTTACAAGTGTCGCATGTTTTCCTGTTAACATGGATGTATGTTCTTTTGTTGATaatctatttgtaggccactaaTTGTGTCAGGATCTTGGGAGATTTTGGGCACCTCTCTTATATGCAGTCGACCCCAACCAGTCGATGGTTTGTAACGGTGAACCGTGGGATCCAGACGTGCAGAATTAGGAGCCTTACTAGAGGCTCAGACCCTGCAATTCTTTTGTTAAAGAATTATACCATAATGCCGCCATATTAACCAAATTATAGAAAGTAGTAGGAAGATTTGAACTGTTGGCTAGGGATTCAGCTGAGTCGAATCTGGTAGGTCTAAAACCCTAGCTAATTTCTTCAATTAGCTGGTCGAGTTCTTCCAAACTCATCCAAGTTCTGCATTGGATCCGAGTTATACGACTTGGCTGAGTCACTGTTTGGGCTGTCAATGGTCTTGAGTTTGTGAAGGTTAACCTAGAACCCATTTTACTGAGTTCTCATTTCATATTTTCAAGGGCAAAATTGGGTAATGAATTCTGTAATAGGTGTAAAGTAACTGTGTTGtgtaaattatctttaaaaaaaacctGTGTTGTTGAAATGCCGATGGCAGAATGTAATCAATGACTCAACTGGCTACCCCTCAACTACAAAATAAACGTGTTCACAAGTGGACCCAATTCCCTCTCCCATGCACAAGGGTCCATTTAAACCATAGATTAAGTACTTTGCAGGTGGGCCTGTAGTCCAAAAATCACAACCGTCAAATGATCCCAAGCATCAAATGGATATTTATTTTGTCCATGAAATCAACGGTTAGGATGTGGGCCATGTGCAACATGGACAGTAGTGGATGTGACAGCATCTGATGAAACTGCATGAATAATACAGTTTTAGCATCAATGTGTATATTTTGTTAGCGTGTTAGTAAATGAGTTAAGTTCATTGTTTAGTAAGGTTGGAAATTTCGAACCGGAGTTGAATCAAATGTGtgacaagatttttttttttaaatgatcaaACTATTCTTGAAACTGCTGCACAAAATTGCATATTTCCTTatctattttaaattattttcataCATATTGTGAATATCTATGGAACTTGCTCAGTTCACTGGGTTGATTTGCCCCATGCTTTTAAATGCAGCTTTTTATACTAAAAAGAGATCTGCCTTTTCTTGATCATTCTCAGCCTATAGCCATTTGCTCTGTTTCTGTTGCACTCTTGGCAACTTGGTTGATTGTGTTGGTGTGATATCCCAAGACCCTTTTACACCCATAACTCTTTCTCAGCTAAAGCCTGGATCGAATGGCAAAGCAAATACGCTTATTTGTGGTATAGAAAAGCAAAAACATTTTCCTTGTCATTGATATGTTTGCTTGTGGTAATTGTGGTGTTTCAGGAAATTCAATGACGGCAATGCATCTTTAGATGCACTGCTAGCTaaacagagtttttttttttttttttttttgaggtggTTGGTGTGGTTAGTATATCATTTCAGCAGCCATTTTGATACTTGATCAATTCTCGCCATGTGATCTCTGGTAGAATATCATGGATCGTGTTACTTGGGAGATGTTAGGGTGAAAGGGCACTAATGGATTACCTTCCAGTGGTGGTTCTGAATCCCAGGCTATTTGCTGATTTGGAACGTAGTCACATCCACATGTACCGGAGCATACTTACTGCATCCTTCTAGGGATTAAGGAAGTAAGCAACTCGGTGGAAACATGGATTAAAGTGTTGTTGTTGACATGTTTTATCTATCACGAAATAGATATTAGTTTTTTTCCCCAATGGTTGCAAGTCATTCACACTATAAACCTCCTGATTCATCCATTATTAGCCCATCTCTATTTCGAGGGAGATTTAAGTATTCGGAAATGTTTATTGGTGGATATGGGATTTTTATGGGGTTTTTAggatatgtgtatatatatatatatatatatatatatatatatatatatatatatatatatatatataatggaacTTGGGGGTATTAGATTCGGtcatgccatatatatatatatatatatatatatatatatataatggaacTTGGGGGTATTAGATTCGGTCATGGATGGCATGATACTAAAAAGGCATTGTTGAgagagatttttatttatttatttttcttttctggaAGAAATGAACTATTTGATTCATGGAACGGGAGAAAGATTTCTCAATCCTTAGCTGGAAAGATATAAGATATGGCTATAGAAACAATCCAATGCTAGACACCTAGAAATGTGCATGTATGGTATGCTTGTTGGTAGTCTGAGCGTGAAGGTGATGGGCTGTGAGATCGAGGAGATGCAGTTTGAAAACGGTGCTCGCTCTTTACTTTTTTCACACCCACCTTTACTAATGCATGCACACTTTCTCCACTCCCGGTAGAATGGTATGAATTTCGTTATCGTGACTGTCAAATTGCGTGTGAAAAAATGTAAACTCCAATGGGTCCATTGGAGCTAGTTAGCGTGCGGGTTAGGAAGAGGAGGTGCGATCATTTGGTACTGGTAGGTTGCTGTGGATCCCACATCAACCGTTCATTAGAAATACCCTGTATGTTTGATGCCCACTTTGTTGTTAGGCCATGGGgcaaaaaatcagcccaaacagaaacttgggtgggccacaccaaaaggaaCGGTTGGGAGGGGACGCCCAACCAATATAACCTTTCGCGCTGTTGTGTAtataccatctaatccattcatcagacgcACTCCACTATAATGAAAGGACAACACACTCAAGGCATCTCAAAACTCAGGCAGGTTGCACCACGTGAATTTGAGGTCTTAGGCATGGGTTGACACCGTTCGGTGTACTTTAGCCTAGtttttggatcagcttgatttttggtttcTAAGGTGAGCTTGAGGGGGAGgacaatgaatggggtggatcgGATGATGCAGGCCCCACAACAGCCCGTTACCACCTGGTAGCAGGCGAGCATTGGAAAGAGAATAGCGGCCCGTTTGGGAGTTTGGATTTAGattgcattggaatccaaatcacaattatattTGAATCAAGGCGATTCCCACCCTTCATTTGTGTCTGGTTGAAATGCTCCGTATTCCAAATCTTCGTTTGGAAACTTGTATTTGGAGGGCAGTAGAATTCTCCGGCTTATTCACAACACTTAGACTTGATTAATTAAATCAGCTTTTATATCCCAAATTAgtatatatgtgatatttgataaaatgattgtaataaacctattaaaatatatactttggcaaaaaaaagaagaaattctgagccttaggtgggccacaaatgcaaggaTCACGAATAAGCAATTGACTAACGTTTTTTAAACCGTCTATTTAGATGtctaatgtttggatggttagatcattctattaatgtgattttaCTGTTTTAGTcgataattaaattattttgggTATTGTCACCCAAAATAATGAATTAATAGCCTAGAGACACCTTTGTTACATGTGCAGACTCTCTTGCCCTTAAAATAGAGGCAAGAAAGGCATTTGGGCAAGAAAGGCATTTCCTTTGGATTACACTTAATCGTAGCATTTTTGTGATGCACAAAAAGGTAAATCTGAAATACCTCTTACTCCATTTACTTCAAAATCAAAAGGTAGATCATATGCAGAAGGTAGATTTGAAATACCTCTTATTCCATTTAGTTCAAAATCCAAGGCTAACAAATGCAAAAAGTAattttttggatttgaaatacacccatttcccaccaaatccaaggtgccaaactgGATGATAATACTCTCTTGGAGTGGTCACATCTCCAAATCATAGGCCtcgccttagatctgcctcatttttaggttcatgtcctaaaatgagctgataaaaaaggatggacggggtggataaaacacatacatcgtggtggggcctacagagatcTCGGCATTGGAGGGGTCATTACCATGTCCGAGTCCATGCTAGCGTATGAATGGACGTTTTTCTTCTCGGGCAACACTGCAGGGAAGAGTTGGGATGGGACACCCAATATTAgtttagtgtggggcccaccatcgtttATAAATGACATCCAATCCCTACTCATCTGACGCAAATCACCAAGACGAAGGAAGGGGCAGTCCAAAAATCTCTGTTCTGAAATTTAGGTCGGACACACCAGGTTTCATGCATGatttacattgtttcctatggtgagggcccacctgagttttagatcagtgTGCTATCTGGGTTCAAGGCCAAACATAAGCGGCgcacttgatggacggtttggatctcattCACATGAAATCACTCCCCGGAGGTAGTCACACTGGCGGTCTGCAGCAATTTCATTGGATGTAATCAAATTTCGAGACCCTCCATTTGGACGGTTGATACTTACACTAGGGTAATGCACGTGCAACGCACGAGTGGAGAGAGGAAATGGCGAGAAAGAAATGAGCGCCAGTGGTTCGAGCACCTACtctggtgaaatcccactgtcgTTCGAGTGCGTGAGTgtttggggagagagagagtcctgCCCCCACCGAGCTTTTTTAAGGGTAAAAAATAAGTTGTTGATTGGATTTCTAAAACATCAACTTCATTTGTCTTTCCATGTCCATGCTCATGTCCTTAAAATAGCCAACTTCCGTGAGATGCCCACGAGAAATCTACTATACCAATCAGTTTCTCAGGCTTATGACAGgacaagcagatccaaaactcaggtgggctacatgatATGAAAACTTTGATAATGGAAATTGTTGCCCTCAATTCAGTCAGTCGGGGCTGCTTGTGTGAACAAGGGCCTATATCTGTTGTACATGTGTGTATGATTGTGCAGGCATGCCAAGGTTTTCTCCGCTTGACTGAATTGCTGGTGCCCTTGCGCCAAGATGGGCAGATTGGAGACTAGATCGAGATTTAGAGTCCTCTCGACTACCGATTGTTGTGCTCAGTACTTAGGTGAGTTGTGCAGGGCAGGGATTAGCCTTTAAAaaatgagttcttttttcctTGTGCCAGTAGAGATGCATGAACGAATGGCTTAAGGATTTTTTGTTACACCGACGCTTTAGTGTGGTATTTCTCAATCATAATGGAAGATTTGCACAAAAAGGGAATATAAGCTAGACTAAACATTCTTAGTGCACTGATTTGAGCATCTTGTTTGTTTATCACGTGAGTCTTTGTGTCATGTAGTTAGTTGAGCCTTTTGAAGATGAAGACTAAAGATACAAGAGTACAAGAGCATCGAGGAACAAAGAACATTTAAATGAGGTGCCCTGTTGACCCTAACCATTGACTCAAAACAACCATTGAACCTTTTAATGATCatggcttaataggtaaaccttgttgatcatccatTCTTCTTAGGaacctaattggaacatgataagtaggACTAAAAGAGGTGCGAAGCTGCCGTGAAAACATATGCCCAAAACAACAGATTTCGAGTGGTGCTTGATCCCACACACGAGAACTAATCATATTCCTCAGAAATTAGTCAGATTTGGTGAATGAAAGACTGTACGCTTAGCACTTTCCCTTTCTGTAACCATAgtcccttacttggaatctcTAGACAGCAAACTCAAGAGTCATATTAGGATTAAGGATATTTGGATTATAGTTCCTAAGCATTTTTACTGAGTCTAATCGATTATAGAATCCAAATAATTGATTAGTGgcgactctggtcaaatataacaTTTTCTTACCCTCCAAACAAAAGTCCTCGAGCGAGGCAACCTGTGAAAAAGTGAGCCAATCCCACATGCCTTGGGAAATCTCCAGCGTCCATAGAATGAGGACTCCGTTAGAGATGAACTAGCCACACTAGTCACGACCCGACTTGGAAAACAAGATCGTACAAGACatttgcatttgcattaacaTTTATCCTAAAAAACTAaatagaacaaaaaaaaaaaagaaaaatgtgtgAGTCAGGCATCCACAAAAAAGCCTCTCTTATTGCAGCATTATCCGAACTAGATCATGAACAACTATGGCCAACCACGAAGGAGCTCTCCCCTTTTTCGCTCTCAATAACAGGAAGACATTTCTCAACAACCACATACAGTAGGATTAGTGCCAGTCACTTGCATCCAAGATGTGGTCCGGAATACAAAGATCATGCAATAAATGCTTCGCCAGCTCACACCAGCACAAGTTCCAATAGCCAGCAAATAAGTTGGTACAATACATGCACTAACCACAATAGTTAAGGTTTGCGCATGACTTCAAATACCCTCTTAATGGGGACATCCAATCAGCACAACCATCTACCTCAAGACATTTCTTCTAATATCCTCCCATGAGCAAGAGTGAGTTCTATCATTCCACACCTTGAACTCCTAACAAATTCTAAAATTGTCTCCCTTATGGGAATTCCAGTCAATTTCAACAATCTCCTGTAACCAAGATTTCTTTGCAGTCTCTTTTTctagtcctatttcaacaaactccCTGTAACAGGAGCAAAACATCACCCATCTGGTCCCTCCGAAATTGAGCAattccgagagcaactgggagAGGTGAAGAGAAAATTTTAGAAGCAATGTGGGGTGGATCTTCCATCTACCAACTTTAAGGACCTCTGTCCATTCCCTGATTCAAAGGTACCTCTAGGctttgaggtaccaaaatttAAAAAACACTATGGTACGTGATGTCTTGTAGACCAGCTAAAAGCATTTTGTGGAGAGCTTAATGCCGTGGCAGGCAGTGTTTGTAATATCGAtgctatcggccgatattatcggtatcgcagtcCAGTGACACGATATCCTTCGAAAGAGACCAAGAAGTAAAAAAAATTATGTGGAtgacatcattatctgaaaaaaaaaaaaaacaagaaactggatTTCAGTACCTGTACAAGAGATCGTCATCATTGaaagcttccatttggtgggccattccaatCGAAACTTCTTTCATAGGTTAATGCAAGCAAAATctcgatttgggagagaaatccatcAAAATCTGAAGAAATTCGGGTATTTGGGCGACATCGGGGGAAATCCTTGTCGAAATCTGGAGAATCTTCGCTGGAATCTGAAGatttgggagatttgagagatATTTGGGGTCGAAACCCTCTTTGCTTAGAAAAAAAGGGTGTCCGACACTTTTTTTGGAAAAgagtggtgtaccgcacaccactgactggtgtgttgacgtcgtcaccaagttctgtgggtcccatcatgaggtatgtgttatatccaaaccgttcgtccatttggcgagctcgtcgtaaggcttgagccaaaaaataagacggatccaaagatcaagtggaccacactgaaaacagcagtggaagattgaacgtctaccattgaaacccctttggggtcacaaaagttttgaatcgatatgatatttgtttttcctcctcatccagatttgtgtgacctaataaatggattggatgaaaaataaacgttatggtgggctttacggtgggccctacaaatgttttaacggtgagaatcagtccccactgctatctgtggtgtggtccacttgagctttggatattactcatttgatctaaaatgatttctccaaatgcatgaacagtatagatataataaatacattactgttgGGGCCATTTAACTTTGAACCGTTCAGACAACTCAAGCGGGAGGAGCATCTGCGACGGACGTGGATTACTTACGAAAgactttcacaggaagttcctgtgctgggaacccaggtggggcccattgtgatgtttgtgagaaatcctatctgtccatctgttttgtgagtttattttacgacatgatgccaaaaatgaaccgtttccaaagctcaagtgagccaaaaacgtgataattgaatgtccacagttgaaatattcatgggccacgaaagttttgaatcatgctaatatttgtgatttcagttcatccttgtaggaatgaagttattaacggtatggatggcatgtaaacatcactgtcgaacccaggtaggtttcaacggtaggaacttccctgaccacattttcctttagcacgacccacttgagctttatatatggttcatttttggcatattgtcctgaaatgaactcacaaaactgatggaaagggaggatttctcacaaacatcacagtgggccccatctgggttcctagcgcaggaacttcctgccaaaggctttcgccgGAAATCCGCGTTTGTGTGGGGTGGGAAGCGGATgacgtagtgagtaaactctgtggggccactataattcatgtattttatccactccgcccatctattttaccatataattttatgattttagccTAAAAagtgaagtatatccaaagttcaagtggcccactaatggtcaatcaccattgtttcctatgatatggtctacctaattattggatctgctttatttatttatttatttattttttttgttctttgcataatgtcctaaaatgatatagaaaagcagatggatgggatggatactGGATATTGTTGTCTTAGTTcaaaaggaaacctattatgtgccattcttttttgagattttatgatttaaaagtgtgtatggaGGTCTTTtttaatccctgaagtttcattgaaaaatttaactattttcccaatgttttccaatgtttccccatgtttcccaaaaattgcgataaattatgcgatacaaacgatatatcccatgcgataaccg
Coding sequences:
- the LOC131248561 gene encoding RNA-binding protein 1-like, coding for MADAFWRYGDGRQPGLAPPPAGKRPRSDFDIPGAPEMSSFFTQEERGGPRPMRDTETIGASYDRYLRNGQLPSYGAGDPVRPVTGGMTGHPGEDPRMMGLGVMDPGMAAKGRNMGFGGGRPDLPPLPPDASNTLYVEGLPANCTRREVSHIFRPFVGFKEVRLVSKESKHAGGDPLVLCFVDFTSPSHAAIALDALQGYKFDEHDRDSAILRLQFARYPGPRSGGGPRGRR